A genomic stretch from Gopherus flavomarginatus isolate rGopFla2 chromosome 3, rGopFla2.mat.asm, whole genome shotgun sequence includes:
- the LOC127046254 gene encoding LOW QUALITY PROTEIN: RNA exonuclease 1 homolog (The sequence of the model RefSeq protein was modified relative to this genomic sequence to represent the inferred CDS: substituted 1 base at 1 genomic stop codon), protein MLRSAGYFSGFSCPFDGASGAGCPRPHCQYRHEAGRSGQQQPLSDAPAMELGKSIQELERIKKAIESVKTEVEEGQKKLSQYNLQDEIPKNSLTSKTNDVKGNKSSPDDDDLRSSLTKDKCLVAPVSKYSSKGCHLVSSKYVIDHSCPATDLEYDPLLNYSAGLLSSSIMKEQENDTQQFKRVKMPLADFHMESPKMSPCGNQHGSPKKRSRSYSPIKLEIKLQESDDDDILVIDAPPLTVTKKPRINRSFKNWNREESKQAAITCAENLRNSNIGEDPLKYIEEKRAEVSVTLQKDDNTDVSNPEKSLKTPPKTQSAYLPDVKINALKSLNNLCEQRKPFTVSQENNVSSISHIKAQMQNETLKKEDPKSEISVKTSVEELSTNKDKNTPSCKREAQTSLYFEASSKDQTLLTAQGTCKKLPVNIGKIQLIYENGENEVLGNAPIHPSTPLNLGEKICHDVDLLTKNRSGESNSNTVNTNIQESEIIVLDSSSEEEMECSEEDTELSESDDPIEECRRIFNEFVESEAQKQEIAKQALGAHVEVDTLDTKTNMVSGQKKRIAHTAKFDVQTNKEILVPFKAPLPQQSCPTRILQAQQQAVQITAAVKSGQAFVAATSGQKKTVPVLSTTQIQNVGPMGMRSRFAKXDKPVCLNLLEVQPVAASSGQLNVFLQGNAVTAMPCRPSNISVKRIAPMPIKVSSRRRLSIIPESGSKVPHDTRQRYVNFFVEEYLKVCRTVNEAFDKALVEEKAIYDRCGSKNMYLNIAVNTLKKLRDQGSLSPNGQSCGSRCTNTTGSRKSEEKNDFSGIVLYRILKDYVLTEEQLHENGYPQPNPEKPGSAMLGNGITKTAVSDASKRVCCRCGEIYTVTASGKHIRKEECNYHSGRVLKQKVPGGLETRYSCCEGVVGSPGCQVAKLHVHDGRKENLEGFVKTFIKLTAADGNHGVFALDCEMCYTTQGLELTRVTVVDSSLQVAYDTLVKPDNEIIDYNTRFSGVTEEDLKNTSSSIRDVQAILLNLFSADTILIGHSLENDLFALKLIHNTVVDTAVVFPHRLGLPHKRALRNLMADYLRRIIQDDVGGHDSSEDAAACMELMLWKVKEDTKGRKW, encoded by the exons ATGCTGCGCTCCGCGGGTTACTTCAGTGGCTTTTCCTGCCCTTTCGATGGCGCCTCAGGCGCCGGCTGCCCGCGGCCTCACTGCCAGTACAGGCACGAGGCGGGACGGAGCGGGCAGCAGCAGCCGCTGAGCGACGCCCCTGCCATGG AGCTAGGTAAAAGTATACAagaattggaaagaatcaaaaaAGCAATTGAGTCAGTCAAGACTGAAGTTGAAGAAGGGCAGAAGAAACTCTCACAGTATAATTTGCAAGATGAAATACCTAAAAACTCTCTGACATCTAAAACAAATGATGTTAAAGGAAATAAAAGTTCCCCAGATGATGATGATCTGCGTAGCTCTCTTACAAAAGACAAATGTCTTGTAGCTCCAGTCTCTAAGTACTCTAGCAAAGGCTGTCATTTGGTATCCAGTAAATATGTCATTGACCATAGCTGTCCAGCAACTGACCTTGAATATGATCCACTGCTAAATTATTCTGCAGGCCTACTCAGCTCTTCCATAATGAAAGAGCAGGAAAATGACACACAGCAATTTAAGCGGGTGAAAATGCCTCTTGCTGATTTTCACATGGAGTCTCCAAAAATGTCTCCATGTGGAAATCAGCATGGATCCCCAAAGAAGAGATCAAGAAGCTATTCACCAATAAAGCTTGAAATAAAGCTCCAAGaatctgatgatgatgatattcTGGTTATTGATGCTCCACCATTGACTGTCACTAAGAAGCCAAGAATAAATAGGAGCTTTAAAAACTGGAATAGGGAAGAAAGCAAACAAGCTGCTATAACATGTGCAGAAAATCTGCGGAATAGTAACATAGGAGAAGATCCTCTTAAGTATATTGAGGAAAAACGAGCAGAAGTTTCTGTAACTCTGCAAAAGGATGACAACACAGATGTAAGCAACCCTGAAAAATCACTGAAAACGCCACCAAAAACTCAAAGTGCATATTTGCCTGATGTGAAAATTAATGCTTTGAAGTCATTAAATAACCTTTGTGAACAAAGAAAACCTTTTACTGTCTCTCAGGAAAATAATGTATCTTCAATTTCTCATATTAAGGCACAGATGCAGAATGAAACTTTGAAGAAAGAAGATCCAAAGAGTGAAATATCAGTGAAAACGTCTGTTGAAGAATTGAGTACTAACAAAGATAAAAACACACCGAGTTGCAAGAGAGAGGCCCAAACTAGCCTGTATTTTGAAGCCAGCTCAAAAGACCAAACTCTGCTAACTGCACAAGGAACTTGTAAAAAATTACCTGTAAATATAGGAAAAATTCAGCTCATATatgaaaatggagaaaatgaaGTGTTGGGAAATGCACCCATTCATCCCAGCACTCCCTTGAATTTGGGTGAGAAAATTTGTCATGATGTAGATCTCTTGACTAAAAACCGTAGTGGAGAAAGTAATAGTAATACTGTGAACACTAACATCCAAGAAAGTGAAATAATTGTATTAGATTCTTCTTcagaagaagagatggagtgTAGTGAAGAGGATACTGAACTCTCTGAATCGGATGACCCTATAGAGGAATGCCGGAGAATTTTCAATGAGTTTGTTGAAAGCGAAGCACAGAAGCAAGAAATCGCTAAGCAG GCTCTTGGAGCTCATGTTGAAGTAGATACATTGGATACCAAGACAAATATGGTTTCTGGGCAGAAGAAAAGAATTGCGCACACTGCAAAATTCGAT GTACAGACCAACAAAGAAATACTGGTGCCTTTTAAGGCACCTCTTCCACAGCAATCTTGTCCTACCAGAATCCTGCAGGCACAGCAACAGGCAGTGCAGATAACAGCTGCTGTTAAAAGTGGACAGGCTTTTGTTGCTGCAACTTCTGGACAGAAGAAAACTGTACCTGTATTGTCAACTACTCAGATTCAAAACGTAGGACCAATGGGTATGAGATCTCGCTTCGCAAAGTGAGATAAAccag TATGTCTAAATTTGCTTGAAGTTCAGCCTGTTGCAGCCAGCAGTGGTCAACTGAATGTATTCCTTCAAGGAAATGCTGTAACAGCAATGCCATGCAGACCTTCTAATATTTCAGTAAAAAGGATTGCTCCCATGCCTATTAAG GTTTCTAGTCGGAGAAGGCTTTCTATAATTCCAGAATCTGGATCCAAAGTTCCACATGACACAAGACAACGATATGTCaacttttttgttgaagaatatTTGAAAGTTTGTAGAACAGTAAATGAAGCTTTTGATAAG GCATTGGTAGAAGAAAAAGCAATTTATGATCGTTGTGGCAGTAAAAATATGTATCTGAACATAGCTGTGAACACCCTTAAAAAGCTGAGGGATCAAGGTAGTCTCTCTCCAAATG ggCAGTCTTGTGGTAGCAGATGTACTAATACAACTGGATCTAGAAAATCGGAAGAGAAGAATG ATTTTTCAGGAATTGTTCTCTATAGAATTCTAAAAGACTATGTTCTGACTGAGGAACAATTGCATGAGAATGGCTACCCACAACCAAATCCTGAAAAACCTGGCAGTGCTATGTTGGGTAATGGCATTACAAAAACAGCTGTATCTGATG CTTCCAAAAGAGTGTGTTGTAGATGTGGAGAAATATACACTGTTACTGCTTCTGGAAAGCACATTCGTAAAGAAGAATGCAACTACCATTCTGGTAGAGTACTAAAACAAAAAG TTCCTGGTGGCTTGGAAACACGGTATAGCTGTTGTGAGGGAGTAGTTGGGTCTCCTGGATGCCAGGTTGCAAAG CTCCATGTCCATGATGGCCGGAAGGAGAACCTGGAAGGCTTTGTGAAGACGTTTATCAAACTAACTGCAGCTGATGGAAATCATGGTGTGTTTGCACTCGACTGTGAGATG tgtTATACAACACAAGGTCTGGAACTTACTAGAGTGACAGTGGTTGATTCCAGCCTACAGGTTGCCTATGATACACTTGTTAAACCAGATAATGAAATCATAGACTATAATACTAG ATTTTCTGGAGTGACAGAAGAGGACTTGAAGAACACATCCTCATCTATTCGGGATGTGCAGGCAATATTGCTAAACTTGTTCAGTGCAGATACTATTTTAATTGGACACAGCTTAGAAAATGATTTATTTGCTCTTAAG ctgaTTCATAACACTGTTGTGGACACAGCAGTGGTGTTTCCTCATCGGCTAGGCTTGCCTCATAAAAGAGCACTTAGAAATCTAATGGCTGATTACCTCAGACGAATAATTCAAGATGATG